One stretch of Euphorbia lathyris chromosome 7, ddEupLath1.1, whole genome shotgun sequence DNA includes these proteins:
- the LOC136235428 gene encoding aspartic proteinase Asp1-like isoform X2, producing the protein MEQKSKRRRVPSFVRLVSFFFVLAATFRGSFSATSQLSVKKKSIRGSSLVLPVAGNVYPLGYYSVSLNIGNQPKPFELDIDTGSDLTWVQCDAPCTGCTKPVDHLYKPKNNLVRCLDPRCFAIQSGNHHCESANDQCDYEVQYADEGSSLGVLVVDSSPLKLMNGSLLKPAIVFGCGYDQKSPGPISPPPTSGVLGLGNGKASIISQLKIQGVMKNNVIGHCFSRKGGGYLFFGDDAVPSSGITWTPMVLNSLEKHYTSGPAELIFGGKTTGIRGLQLIFDSGSSYSYFTSKVYEETLNLIKKELSGKPLKAAPEEKALSVCWKGTKRFKTVSDVKSYFKPLAMSFYKQKNAQLQIPPEDYLIVTKDGNVCLGILNGTEVGLGNFNIIGDIFFQDKMVIYDNEKHQIGWVPANCDRLPKS; encoded by the exons ATGGAACAGAAAAGCAAAAGGCGAAGAGTGCCATCATTTGTTCGCCTGGTCTCATTCTTTTTTGTTTTGGCGGCTACTTTTCGGGGTTCTTTCTCGGCGACTAGTCAATTGTCTGTCAAGAAAAAGTCAATTCGCGGCTcttctcttgttcttcctgtTGCTGGAAATGTTTATCCTCTTGG GTATTATTCTGTGTCCCTAAACATTGGCAATCAACCAAAACCTTTTGAATTAGATATTGACACTGGCAGTGACCTTACTTGGGTGCAATGTGATGCACCTTGCACAGGCTGCACAAAG CCGGTTGATCACCTTTACAAGCCAAAAAACAATTTGGTGCGTTGTCTAGACCCGCGATGCTTCGCCATTCAATCAGGAAACCACCACTGTGAGTCTGCGAACGATCAATGCGACTATGAGGTCCAGTATGCTGATGAAGGTTCATCTCTTGGCGTGCTTGTTGTAGACAGCTCTCCTCTAAAATTGATGAATGGCTCTCTCCTTAAACCTGCAATAGTGTTCGG GTGCGGATATGATCAAAAAAGTCCCGGCCCAATCTCTCCTCCTCCGACATCAGGAGTCCTTGGCCTTGGCAATGGCAAAGCAAGCATCATTTCGCAATTGAAAATCCAGGGTGTAATGAAAAATAATGTGATTGGCCACTGTTTTAgcagaaaaggaggaggatATCTATTCTTTGGAGATGATGCTGTGCCTTCTTCAGGAATCACTTGGACACCAATGGTGCTGAATTCCTTGGA GAAACACTACACTTCAGGACCAGCAGAACTTATATTTGGTGGGAAGACTACTGGAATAAGGGGACTGCAATTGATTTTTGACAGTGGAAGCTCCTATAGTTACTTTACTTCCAAAGTGTATGAAGAGACACTTAATTTG ATAAAGAAGGAACTATCCGGAAAGCCACTGAAAGCTGCACCAGAGGAGAAGGCTCTCTCTGTCTGCTGGAAAGGCACAAAACGTTTCAAAACTGTTAGTGATGTTAAAAGCTATTTCAAGCCCTTGGCAATGAGCTTTTATAAGCAGAAGAATGCTCAGCTGCAAATTCCACCTGAAGATTACCTTATTGTCACG AAAGACGGAAATGTATGCCTGGGGATACTAAATGGCACTGAAGTAGGACTCGGAAACTTCAATATTATTGGAG ACATATTTTTCCAAGACAAAATGGTGATTTACGACAATGAAAAGCATCAAATCGGCTGGGTTCCTGCAAATTGCGACAGACTACCCAAGTCCTGA
- the LOC136235428 gene encoding aspartic proteinase Asp1-like isoform X1, translated as MEQKSKRRRVPSFVRLVSFFFVLAATFRGSFSATSQLSVKKKSIRGSSLVLPVAGNVYPLGYYSVSLNIGNQPKPFELDIDTGSDLTWVQCDAPCTGCTKPVDHLYKPKNNLVRCLDPRCFAIQSGNHHCESANDQCDYEVQYADEGSSLGVLVVDSSPLKLMNGSLLKPAIVFGCGYDQKSPGPISPPPTSGVLGLGNGKASIISQLKIQGVMKNNVIGHCFSRKGGGYLFFGDDAVPSSGITWTPMVLNSLEKHYTSGPAELIFGGKTTGIRGLQLIFDSGSSYSYFTSKVYEETLNLIKKELSGKPLKAAPEEKALSVCWKGTKRFKTVSDVKSYFKPLAMSFYKQKNAQLQIPPEDYLIVTKDGNVCLGILNGTEVGLGNFNIIGDIFFQDKMVIYDNEKHQIGWVPANCDRLPNVDGDQDGLCIPSTFGVVEDHCPALYTSVKTNSLIESENIPSKNKRQR; from the exons ATGGAACAGAAAAGCAAAAGGCGAAGAGTGCCATCATTTGTTCGCCTGGTCTCATTCTTTTTTGTTTTGGCGGCTACTTTTCGGGGTTCTTTCTCGGCGACTAGTCAATTGTCTGTCAAGAAAAAGTCAATTCGCGGCTcttctcttgttcttcctgtTGCTGGAAATGTTTATCCTCTTGG GTATTATTCTGTGTCCCTAAACATTGGCAATCAACCAAAACCTTTTGAATTAGATATTGACACTGGCAGTGACCTTACTTGGGTGCAATGTGATGCACCTTGCACAGGCTGCACAAAG CCGGTTGATCACCTTTACAAGCCAAAAAACAATTTGGTGCGTTGTCTAGACCCGCGATGCTTCGCCATTCAATCAGGAAACCACCACTGTGAGTCTGCGAACGATCAATGCGACTATGAGGTCCAGTATGCTGATGAAGGTTCATCTCTTGGCGTGCTTGTTGTAGACAGCTCTCCTCTAAAATTGATGAATGGCTCTCTCCTTAAACCTGCAATAGTGTTCGG GTGCGGATATGATCAAAAAAGTCCCGGCCCAATCTCTCCTCCTCCGACATCAGGAGTCCTTGGCCTTGGCAATGGCAAAGCAAGCATCATTTCGCAATTGAAAATCCAGGGTGTAATGAAAAATAATGTGATTGGCCACTGTTTTAgcagaaaaggaggaggatATCTATTCTTTGGAGATGATGCTGTGCCTTCTTCAGGAATCACTTGGACACCAATGGTGCTGAATTCCTTGGA GAAACACTACACTTCAGGACCAGCAGAACTTATATTTGGTGGGAAGACTACTGGAATAAGGGGACTGCAATTGATTTTTGACAGTGGAAGCTCCTATAGTTACTTTACTTCCAAAGTGTATGAAGAGACACTTAATTTG ATAAAGAAGGAACTATCCGGAAAGCCACTGAAAGCTGCACCAGAGGAGAAGGCTCTCTCTGTCTGCTGGAAAGGCACAAAACGTTTCAAAACTGTTAGTGATGTTAAAAGCTATTTCAAGCCCTTGGCAATGAGCTTTTATAAGCAGAAGAATGCTCAGCTGCAAATTCCACCTGAAGATTACCTTATTGTCACG AAAGACGGAAATGTATGCCTGGGGATACTAAATGGCACTGAAGTAGGACTCGGAAACTTCAATATTATTGGAG ACATATTTTTCCAAGACAAAATGGTGATTTACGACAATGAAAAGCATCAAATCGGCTGGGTTCCTGCAAATTGCGACAGACTACCCAA TGTGGACGGTGATCAGGACGGTTTGTGTATCCCTAGTACTTTTGGTGTAGTAGAAGATCACTGCCCTGCATTGTACACATCTGTCAAGACCAATAGTCTGATTGAGTCGGAGAACATTCCATCAAAGAATAAAAGGCAAAGATAG